One part of the Caproiciproducens sp. CPB-2 genome encodes these proteins:
- a CDS encoding response regulator: MYRVMIADDEELMREAMRIMVSDVSGFTVVRTVANGEDAVEVCKTEKIDIVFMDIMMPGISGIEASKQIYTSNHNITIYIVSAYNNFEFAREALKAEVREYISKPVTGALIKSLLDGYSESHKKYGKQTDSLFSILKEKDFKKMYYRIPQIVNEIYSDTGSDPEQLKATFMKLGQSLMSMLDWLNEEQIKCEELFPMTEVLLSEKKSLEFWLFNVMNYIFQQVSIKKYKVLESVFRYIDENIKKDIGLNQIVDHCNISQGYLSRIFMQQMGVSVIEYLHMRKLTIAKGYFSFTDLNIIDVAFRLGYNESSYFSKVFKKYEHVTVFQYKKSLALEQDNALKSR, from the coding sequence ATGTATCGGGTAATGATTGCTGATGATGAAGAACTGATGAGAGAAGCCATGCGGATCATGGTGTCCGACGTGAGTGGCTTTACTGTCGTGCGCACTGTTGCCAATGGAGAGGACGCCGTAGAGGTTTGCAAAACGGAAAAAATCGATATTGTATTTATGGATATTATGATGCCGGGGATCTCCGGGATCGAAGCGAGCAAACAGATTTATACGAGCAACCACAACATTACGATCTATATTGTTTCCGCCTATAACAATTTCGAGTTTGCACGCGAGGCTTTGAAAGCGGAGGTCCGGGAATATATTTCAAAGCCGGTTACCGGGGCCCTTATTAAGAGCCTGCTCGACGGCTATTCGGAATCTCATAAAAAATACGGAAAGCAGACGGACTCCCTTTTCTCCATCCTTAAAGAAAAAGATTTCAAAAAAATGTACTACCGGATTCCGCAGATTGTGAATGAAATTTACTCCGATACGGGCAGTGACCCCGAACAGCTGAAAGCCACGTTTATGAAGCTGGGACAGAGCCTGATGAGCATGCTGGACTGGCTGAATGAGGAGCAGATAAAATGCGAAGAGCTGTTCCCGATGACGGAGGTTCTGCTCTCCGAAAAAAAGAGCCTGGAATTCTGGCTGTTCAATGTCATGAATTACATTTTCCAGCAGGTCAGCATTAAAAAGTACAAGGTGCTGGAATCCGTGTTCCGCTACATCGATGAAAACATCAAAAAGGATATCGGCCTGAACCAGATTGTGGACCACTGCAATATCAGTCAGGGGTACCTGAGCCGCATCTTTATGCAGCAGATGGGAGTAAGCGTCATTGAATATCTGCATATGCGGAAGCTGACCATCGCAAAAGGGTATTTTTCCTTTACCGACCTGAACATTATCGACGTCGCGTTCCGCCTTGGCTATAACGAGAGCAGCTATTTCAGCAAGGTCTTTAAAAAATATGAACATGTGACCGTGTTCCAGTATAAAAAATCGCTGGCTCTGGAACAGGACAACGCTTTGAAATCAAGGTAG
- a CDS encoding phosphate propanoyltransferase, whose protein sequence is MQTDVLETIAKLVVEKIQNLENCKIPVGVSNRHVHLNQSDLEKLFGPGYRLTHMKTLKQPGQFAAKETVNIRGPKGEFQNVRILGPLRKESQVEISLADGFRLGVKAPIRESGRLDHTPGLELIGPKGSVTLPYGTIVALRHVHMTPVQAAKMGVKDKEIVEVETCGERRCVLGNVLVRVSEKSSLEMHVDLDEANACALKNDDFVILRKIKAPDPRA, encoded by the coding sequence ATGCAAACGGATGTCCTTGAAACAATTGCAAAACTGGTCGTTGAAAAGATTCAGAATCTGGAAAACTGCAAAATTCCGGTTGGCGTGTCAAACCGCCATGTGCATCTGAACCAAAGCGATCTGGAAAAATTATTCGGCCCGGGTTACCGGCTGACGCATATGAAAACGCTGAAGCAGCCCGGTCAGTTTGCGGCAAAGGAAACGGTCAATATCCGCGGACCGAAGGGTGAATTTCAGAATGTGCGTATTTTAGGGCCCTTGAGAAAAGAGAGCCAGGTCGAAATTTCCCTGGCCGACGGGTTCCGTTTGGGGGTCAAGGCCCCGATCCGGGAATCGGGCAGGCTGGACCATACGCCGGGACTGGAGCTGATTGGGCCGAAAGGAAGCGTTACGCTGCCCTACGGCACCATTGTGGCGCTCAGGCACGTTCATATGACCCCCGTGCAGGCGGCGAAAATGGGCGTAAAGGATAAGGAGATCGTGGAGGTGGAGACCTGCGGGGAGCGCAGATGCGTTCTTGGAAATGTCCTTGTGCGGGTTTCCGAGAAATCCTCGCTGGAAATGCATGTGGATTTGGATGAGGCAAACGCGTGCGCGTTAAAGAATGACGACTTCGTCATTCTGCGAAAGATCAAAGCGCCGGACCCCCGCGCATAA
- the metK gene encoding methionine adenosyltransferase, with protein sequence MDEYLVTSESVTEGHPDKICDQISDGILDAYLAEDPESRVAVETMISPGTIMIAGEVTSEAKVDVPGVAREIVKKIGYTRPCTGFDCQNAVVLTNLTSQSPDIARGVDSSRTADCGKKVFGAGDQGMMYGYACDETEHYMPATIDLAHRLVMKLAQVRKDGTVPWLYPDGKSQVTMKYGAKGEPLCLTGIVVSAQHEADVGYETVYNTILHKVIQSEVDPKWMNGETKIYINQTGRFVIGGPAADVGLTGRKIMVDTYGGVGKHGGGAFSGKDPTKVDRSAAYMARYAAKNIVAAKLAGRCEVALAYAIGMADPVAVTINTFGTERIKKKYIDSAVRQTFSFSVADILEQLKLRKPQFLKTAAYGHFGREDQDFQWEKLDKVQLLQEKAIQSAARLICN encoded by the coding sequence ATGGATGAGTATTTGGTAACATCGGAATCTGTCACGGAAGGGCATCCGGACAAAATATGCGATCAGATTTCAGATGGGATATTGGATGCGTATCTGGCGGAGGACCCGGAGTCCCGGGTAGCCGTGGAGACCATGATTTCACCCGGCACGATTATGATTGCGGGCGAGGTAACGTCCGAAGCAAAGGTGGATGTTCCCGGCGTCGCAAGGGAAATCGTGAAAAAGATCGGCTACACGCGTCCCTGTACCGGCTTTGACTGCCAAAACGCCGTCGTTCTGACCAACCTTACTTCCCAGTCGCCGGATATCGCCCGGGGAGTGGATTCTTCACGGACGGCGGATTGCGGAAAAAAAGTTTTCGGCGCGGGGGACCAGGGGATGATGTACGGCTACGCGTGCGACGAAACGGAGCACTACATGCCGGCGACCATCGATCTGGCGCACCGGCTGGTTATGAAGCTTGCGCAGGTCCGAAAGGACGGAACCGTTCCCTGGCTGTACCCGGACGGGAAAAGCCAGGTGACCATGAAGTACGGCGCAAAGGGAGAGCCCCTCTGCCTTACCGGGATCGTCGTGTCCGCGCAGCACGAGGCGGACGTCGGCTATGAAACCGTATACAACACCATTTTACATAAAGTCATCCAGAGCGAGGTAGACCCCAAATGGATGAACGGCGAGACCAAAATCTACATTAATCAGACCGGCCGCTTCGTCATCGGCGGCCCGGCTGCGGACGTAGGGCTGACCGGCCGCAAGATCATGGTCGATACTTACGGCGGGGTCGGAAAGCACGGCGGCGGCGCCTTTTCCGGGAAGGACCCGACAAAGGTGGACCGTTCGGCGGCCTATATGGCCCGCTACGCGGCAAAAAACATCGTCGCGGCTAAGCTGGCCGGAAGATGCGAAGTGGCGCTGGCCTACGCGATCGGCATGGCCGACCCCGTTGCCGTCACCATCAACACGTTCGGTACGGAGCGGATCAAAAAGAAATATATTGATTCCGCAGTCAGGCAGACCTTTTCCTTTTCCGTAGCCGATATTTTGGAGCAGCTGAAGCTTCGGAAACCGCAGTTTTTAAAGACCGCGGCGTACGGGCACTTTGGCCGGGAGGACCAGGATTTTCAGTGGGAAAAGCTTGACAAAGTGCAGCTGCTGCAGGAAAAAGCAATTCAATCGGCCGCAAGGCTGATTTGTAATTGA
- a CDS encoding sensor histidine kinase: MDEFLNTKIKDLVQDEDSVFNNFDINHLFGKEKLEDIQEKISKATGLAFVTVDFKGEPVTEMTSFTEFCQEIRRNEGEKRLCWSSDAFGAIQAAVTQKTSVYFCPCGLMEVAIPIIVRGHYLGGFIGGQIRCNDAPTNVCRLETVMHHAEDYKVSKSNLFNKIQEMSYEQFVNIADMISLIVNQLGEKELSRLMLKETLNKEMENLSEKRKRMELEYSLKNAELTALQSQMNPSFLFRCLNSISNLAVIEKAPKTNEMVTLFAEFLRYNLINTQNSISVADEMENIERYLKIQKVRLGERLNYSIGIAENIHMQRIPKFIVLPFVEKAVFYGIDQKREGGTVRISVSYRDSDVAISIEDSGLGLNEEKISQRFKSYKEGGYEGDTIETGISSIRQRLVSSFGPQYDVVMQYSEKSGTKCLIKYPKNFDEKVL; encoded by the coding sequence ATGGATGAGTTCTTAAATACCAAAATTAAAGATTTGGTGCAGGATGAAGACAGTGTGTTCAATAATTTCGATATCAACCATCTTTTTGGGAAAGAGAAGTTAGAAGATATCCAGGAAAAGATTTCCAAAGCGACGGGTCTGGCGTTTGTCACGGTGGATTTTAAGGGCGAACCGGTCACGGAAATGACCTCTTTCACCGAATTCTGTCAAGAAATCAGGAGGAATGAAGGAGAAAAACGCCTTTGCTGGTCCTCTGATGCGTTCGGCGCGATCCAGGCCGCGGTGACACAGAAAACCTCGGTGTATTTCTGTCCCTGCGGGCTGATGGAGGTCGCCATTCCGATTATCGTCCGGGGGCACTACCTCGGAGGCTTTATCGGGGGGCAAATCCGGTGCAACGACGCCCCTACGAATGTATGCAGGCTGGAAACCGTGATGCACCACGCGGAGGATTATAAAGTCAGCAAGAGCAACCTGTTCAATAAAATACAGGAAATGTCCTACGAACAGTTTGTCAATATAGCGGACATGATTTCTCTGATTGTCAACCAGCTTGGCGAAAAGGAACTGTCCAGGCTGATGCTCAAGGAAACTTTAAACAAGGAAATGGAAAACCTGAGTGAGAAGCGAAAAAGAATGGAACTGGAGTACAGCCTTAAGAACGCCGAGCTGACCGCGCTGCAGTCGCAGATGAACCCCTCCTTTTTATTCCGGTGTCTGAACTCCATTTCCAATCTGGCGGTCATTGAAAAGGCCCCGAAGACCAATGAAATGGTGACGCTGTTCGCGGAGTTCTTACGGTATAATCTTATCAATACCCAAAATTCCATCTCCGTAGCGGATGAAATGGAAAATATTGAACGGTATCTGAAAATACAGAAGGTCCGGCTGGGAGAGCGGCTGAACTATTCCATTGGCATTGCGGAAAATATACATATGCAGCGGATTCCGAAATTTATCGTTCTTCCCTTTGTGGAAAAGGCGGTTTTTTACGGGATTGACCAAAAGCGGGAAGGCGGCACCGTACGGATTTCGGTTTCTTATAGGGACAGCGACGTGGCTATTTCCATAGAGGACAGCGGTCTGGGACTGAACGAGGAAAAAATTTCGCAGAGGTTCAAATCGTATAAAGAAGGCGGTTACGAAGGAGATACCATAGAAACGGGGATCTCCAGTATCAGACAGAGGCTGGTCAGTTCCTTTGGCCCGCAGTACGACGTTGTTATGCAATACAGCGAGAAAAGCGGAACAAAGTGTCTGATTAAATATCCAAAAAACTTTGATGAAAAGGTACTGTAA
- a CDS encoding 4Fe-4S dicluster domain-containing protein — MNLTEAIKDAGVVGAGGAGFPTHVKLSAKADCFIINAAECEPLIETDKYISRTYPDRIVEAAQAVSAHLGAKRTVIALKRKYTAEIAALRGAIEKAGAPVELFEMPAFYPAGDEQVMVQLICGKSVPERGIPLDVGAVVDNVGTMLNIYDALQGRPVTDKYLSVVGEVREPVLLHVPVGTPVTECIDKAKPTVSDYDIILGGPMMGKVFTDPVRIKELSVTKTTGNIIVLPKDHYLIRRATMPLRRIRLQAKSACVQCRMCTSLCPRNLIGHNMKPHLVMRSLFREPFITDNEEYQKAFGTAVNCSECGVCEMFSCPMGLSPRKVNIYLKGRLRERGIKVEQNRNPVPSEAARYGQVPTGRLAARLNIMDYYRLHAKECCELAPERVFIPFQQHIGKPAAPVKQVNDRVAKGELLAAAAQGGLSANIHASIDGVIEKIDGTGAVIRRSMEE, encoded by the coding sequence ATGAATCTGACAGAAGCGATCAAGGACGCCGGCGTCGTCGGAGCGGGCGGAGCGGGTTTTCCCACCCATGTGAAGCTTTCGGCGAAAGCGGACTGCTTTATTATCAACGCCGCCGAGTGCGAACCGCTGATCGAGACGGACAAATATATTTCCCGTACTTATCCCGACAGGATTGTCGAGGCCGCGCAGGCCGTTTCCGCCCATCTGGGCGCAAAGCGTACGGTGATTGCCCTGAAAAGAAAATATACGGCGGAGATCGCCGCGCTCAGGGGCGCGATTGAAAAAGCGGGAGCGCCGGTCGAGCTGTTTGAAATGCCCGCTTTTTATCCTGCCGGAGACGAGCAGGTAATGGTGCAGCTGATCTGCGGAAAATCCGTCCCGGAACGGGGGATTCCCCTGGATGTGGGAGCGGTCGTGGACAATGTGGGCACGATGCTCAATATTTACGACGCATTGCAGGGCAGGCCGGTAACGGACAAATATCTGTCCGTTGTGGGGGAGGTCAGGGAACCGGTCCTTCTCCATGTGCCTGTGGGGACCCCCGTAACCGAATGCATTGACAAAGCAAAGCCCACTGTTTCCGATTACGATATCATTCTGGGCGGGCCCATGATGGGGAAGGTGTTTACGGACCCCGTCCGGATAAAAGAACTGAGCGTTACCAAGACGACGGGAAATATCATCGTCCTGCCGAAGGATCATTATCTGATCCGCCGGGCGACCATGCCGCTCCGCCGCATCCGGCTGCAGGCAAAAAGCGCGTGCGTCCAGTGCAGGATGTGCACGAGCCTTTGCCCCCGGAATCTGATCGGCCACAATATGAAGCCGCATCTTGTCATGCGCAGCCTCTTCCGGGAGCCCTTTATCACCGATAACGAGGAATATCAGAAAGCCTTCGGAACGGCGGTGAACTGCTCGGAATGCGGCGTCTGCGAGATGTTTTCCTGCCCCATGGGGCTGTCTCCCCGGAAGGTGAATATTTATCTGAAGGGCCGGCTCAGGGAACGCGGCATCAAGGTGGAGCAGAACAGGAATCCCGTTCCCAGCGAGGCTGCCCGGTACGGCCAGGTGCCTACCGGCAGGCTGGCGGCCCGGCTGAATATTATGGACTATTACCGGCTTCATGCAAAGGAATGCTGTGAGCTTGCCCCGGAAAGGGTGTTCATTCCTTTCCAGCAGCACATTGGCAAACCGGCTGCTCCGGTCAAACAGGTCAATGACCGCGTCGCAAAGGGCGAGCTGCTGGCTGCGGCGGCGCAGGGCGGATTGTCCGCGAACATCCACGCGAGCATTGACGGTGTGATAGAAAAAATCGACGGGACCGGCGCGGTCATCCGTCGGAGCATGGAGGAGTGA
- the eutJ gene encoding ethanolamine utilization protein EutJ, producing MMDLDRVDSYMARVEESETKTFQPVGDKLKVGVDLGTAYIVLVVLDEENNPVACEKKAARVLRDGVVVDYLGAQRIVKELKAKLEERLGRELAHCAIAMPAGTQSSTKTHVYVAEGAGLEVVNVLDEPTAANSVFQISDGVVVDIGGGTTGLAIFKDGKVAEIEDEPTGGTHLTLVLAGNMHISFEEAEQIKLDYARHREIFPVIKAVLEKMAAIVNKYIQKDDTQAIYLCGGTCCMTDIEKVFEKETGIQTIKPHYPFLITPAGIAMNCESR from the coding sequence ATGATGGATTTAGACAGAGTGGACAGCTATATGGCGCGGGTGGAGGAGTCCGAGACCAAAACCTTTCAGCCCGTCGGCGATAAACTGAAGGTCGGCGTCGACCTCGGCACCGCGTACATCGTCCTCGTCGTTCTGGACGAAGAAAACAATCCTGTCGCGTGTGAAAAAAAGGCGGCGCGTGTCCTGAGGGACGGCGTTGTCGTGGACTACCTCGGAGCGCAGCGCATTGTCAAGGAGCTGAAAGCGAAGCTCGAAGAACGCCTGGGCAGGGAGCTTGCCCACTGCGCGATTGCCATGCCCGCGGGGACCCAGTCCAGCACCAAAACCCACGTTTATGTGGCGGAGGGCGCGGGGCTGGAGGTGGTCAACGTGCTGGATGAGCCGACGGCGGCGAATTCCGTTTTTCAGATCAGCGACGGCGTTGTCGTGGATATCGGCGGCGGGACGACCGGGCTTGCCATCTTCAAAGACGGCAAGGTGGCCGAAATCGAGGACGAACCGACGGGGGGAACCCATCTGACGCTGGTTCTGGCGGGGAATATGCATATTTCCTTTGAAGAAGCCGAGCAGATCAAGCTGGATTACGCCCGCCACCGTGAAATTTTTCCGGTGATCAAGGCCGTTCTTGAAAAAATGGCGGCGATTGTCAACAAGTACATTCAAAAAGACGATACACAGGCAATCTATCTCTGCGGAGGAACCTGCTGCATGACGGATATTGAAAAGGTGTTTGAGAAGGAAACGGGCATTCAGACGATCAAACCCCATTATCCGTTCCTGATTACTCCGGCGGGTATCGCGATGAACTGCGAAAGCAGGTAG
- a CDS encoding BMC domain-containing protein, which produces MSKAIGMIEFSSIARGIETSDYMIKAANVDLLKASTVCPGKYIVLIGGTTGDVKVSMAVGEKYAGEYLVDTLLIPNIHSQLIPAICLTNQVENPGAVGVLEFYSVASAVTAGDVAAKAANVTLIEIKIGYSIGGKGVVVLTGDVGAVRTAVEAAKKQCELLVQTTVIPKPSPKLYETLL; this is translated from the coding sequence ATGAGCAAGGCAATCGGTATGATTGAATTTTCCAGTATTGCCAGAGGAATTGAAACAAGCGATTATATGATCAAGGCCGCGAACGTGGACCTGCTGAAAGCGTCCACCGTCTGCCCCGGCAAGTATATTGTGCTGATCGGCGGGACGACCGGGGACGTCAAGGTTTCCATGGCCGTGGGAGAGAAGTACGCCGGAGAGTATCTGGTGGATACCCTGCTGATTCCGAACATCCACTCCCAGCTGATTCCCGCGATCTGCCTGACGAACCAGGTGGAAAATCCGGGGGCGGTCGGCGTGCTGGAGTTCTATTCCGTCGCTTCGGCGGTAACGGCCGGGGATGTGGCGGCAAAAGCGGCGAACGTTACGCTGATTGAAATCAAGATCGGTTATTCCATCGGCGGAAAAGGCGTGGTCGTCCTGACCGGAGACGTGGGGGCCGTGCGCACCGCCGTGGAGGCGGCAAAAAAGCAGTGCGAGCTTCTGGTGCAGACAACGGTGATTCCGAAGCCGTCTCCCAAGCTTTACGAAACGCTGCTTTAG
- a CDS encoding aldehyde dehydrogenase family protein, protein MDIDANLIEKMVKQVLNEMDAGKAKAEKTAAPEIKKEEKGGSCGIFNTMEEAIDACDIAQKQYLFCSMAERQKYVQTLRDVVLKQENLELISRLAVEETGMGNYPHKLIKNRLAAEKSPGIEDLETTALSGDDGLTLVEYCPFGVIGAITPATNPTETIICNSIGMLAAGNSIVFSPHPRAKDVTIRLVTMINRALEEAGAPKNLIVTVMEPSIENTNVMMKHPKIRMLVATGGPGIVKLVMSTGKKAIGAGAGNPPVVVDETADVKKAAIDIVNGCSFDNNLPCIAEKEVIAVDRITDELIRSMKENGAYQVTDPAVIQKLADLVRKEGGGPKTSFVGKSAVYILDKIGIQAGPEVKVIIMETPKDHPFVMEELMMPILPIVRTRNVDEAIDLALIAERGNRHTAMMHSKNVDKLTKMAKLLQTTIFVKNAPSYAGIGVGGEGHTTFTIAGPTGEGLTSAKSFCRKRRCVLSDAFHIRDFSKGL, encoded by the coding sequence ATGGATATAGATGCGAATTTAATTGAAAAAATGGTCAAACAGGTACTGAACGAAATGGACGCGGGCAAAGCCAAAGCGGAAAAAACCGCCGCTCCCGAAATAAAAAAGGAAGAAAAAGGCGGTTCCTGCGGAATTTTCAATACCATGGAAGAGGCGATCGACGCCTGTGACATCGCCCAGAAGCAGTACTTGTTCTGTTCCATGGCCGAAAGGCAGAAATATGTCCAGACCCTGCGGGACGTGGTCCTGAAACAGGAGAATCTGGAACTGATCTCCCGGCTGGCCGTGGAAGAAACCGGAATGGGAAATTATCCCCACAAATTGATCAAAAACAGGCTGGCCGCGGAAAAGTCACCCGGCATTGAGGATTTGGAAACAACGGCCCTGTCCGGAGACGACGGCCTTACCCTCGTGGAATATTGCCCGTTTGGGGTCATCGGCGCGATTACGCCCGCGACCAACCCGACGGAAACCATTATCTGCAATTCCATAGGGATGCTTGCGGCGGGAAATTCGATTGTGTTCAGCCCGCACCCGAGGGCAAAGGACGTTACCATCAGGCTGGTCACCATGATCAACAGGGCGCTGGAAGAAGCCGGCGCGCCGAAGAACCTGATCGTTACCGTCATGGAGCCGTCCATTGAAAATACCAACGTCATGATGAAGCATCCGAAAATCAGGATGCTGGTCGCGACGGGCGGCCCGGGAATCGTCAAGCTCGTCATGTCCACCGGGAAAAAGGCCATCGGCGCCGGCGCGGGAAATCCGCCCGTCGTGGTCGACGAAACCGCGGACGTCAAAAAGGCGGCGATCGATATCGTCAACGGCTGCAGCTTTGACAACAACCTTCCCTGCATCGCGGAGAAAGAGGTCATCGCGGTCGACCGGATCACCGACGAGCTGATCCGCAGCATGAAGGAAAACGGCGCCTATCAGGTGACGGATCCCGCCGTGATCCAAAAGCTTGCCGATCTGGTCAGGAAGGAAGGCGGCGGGCCCAAAACATCCTTTGTCGGCAAGAGCGCCGTTTATATCCTTGATAAAATCGGGATTCAGGCCGGGCCGGAGGTCAAGGTCATCATCATGGAAACGCCGAAGGACCATCCGTTCGTGATGGAGGAGCTGATGATGCCGATTCTTCCGATCGTCCGGACGAGAAACGTAGACGAAGCGATCGACCTTGCCCTCATCGCGGAAAGGGGCAACCGCCACACCGCTATGATGCACTCCAAAAATGTCGATAAGCTGACCAAGATGGCAAAGCTTTTGCAGACCACCATCTTTGTCAAGAACGCCCCGTCCTACGCGGGCATCGGAGTGGGCGGCGAGGGCCACACCACCTTTACCATCGCGGGGCCGACCGGCGAGGGCCTGACCAGCGCGAAATCCTTCTGCAGAAAACGCAGATGTGTTTTGTCGGACGCGTTCCACATCAGGGATTTTTCCAAAGGATTATAA